In Rubrobacter radiotolerans DSM 5868, a genomic segment contains:
- a CDS encoding peptide chain release factor 3 translates to MSNNGQRAAVAGSAAGRVPGRRTFAIISHPDAGKTTLTEKFLLYSGAIKTAGAVKSRKQERVRSDWMELERQRGISITSAVLGLDYRGRRLNLLDTPGHADFSEDTYRTLYAVDSALMVLDAARGIESRTLKLFEVCREQSIPIITFVNKLDRPALEPLELLDQIESSLGLKPVPVTWPVGDAGDFRGVVDRRDGTLVRYNRTAHGAAVGSEETVPLSEVGEAEELLEELALLEAVGSGAGEDFDRESFLAGDLTPVFFGSALANFGVRLLLDSFVELAPAPVPRRDAAGRIRDLDEPFSGFVFKVQANMDPKHRDRIAFVRVCSGRFERGMRLVCERTGRVVATRHAQQLFADDRETVEEAYPGDVVGLVNTQGLNVGDTLFAEGATASPFPRIPDFVPEHFALARNGDSGKHKQFWKGLGQLSEEGVVTVLRRPEDGGQEPILGAVGPLQFQVAEHRMEHEFGAPLRLRSAPWTEALRLTSEKEALRLSEVRGTRIVRDGRGRPLALFEDRYWLRQALGRIDN, encoded by the coding sequence TTGAGTAACAACGGACAACGAGCGGCGGTCGCGGGCTCGGCGGCGGGACGGGTCCCGGGTCGGAGGACGTTTGCGATCATCTCTCACCCGGACGCGGGCAAGACGACCCTGACGGAGAAGTTTCTTCTCTACTCCGGCGCGATCAAGACGGCCGGAGCGGTAAAGTCCCGCAAGCAGGAGCGAGTTCGTTCGGACTGGATGGAGCTTGAGCGACAGCGGGGGATCTCCATCACCTCCGCCGTGCTCGGCCTCGACTACCGGGGCAGGCGGCTGAACCTGCTGGACACGCCGGGCCACGCGGACTTCAGCGAGGACACTTACAGAACGCTCTACGCCGTTGACTCGGCGCTCATGGTGCTCGACGCTGCACGCGGCATAGAGTCCCGAACGCTCAAGCTCTTTGAAGTGTGTCGGGAGCAGAGCATCCCGATCATTACCTTTGTAAACAAGCTCGACCGGCCGGCTCTGGAGCCGCTTGAGCTGCTGGATCAGATAGAGAGTTCGCTCGGTCTGAAGCCGGTTCCCGTGACCTGGCCCGTAGGCGACGCCGGAGACTTTCGAGGCGTCGTAGACCGGCGTGATGGAACCCTCGTGCGCTACAACAGGACCGCCCACGGCGCAGCGGTCGGCTCGGAAGAGACCGTACCGCTCTCGGAGGTCGGGGAGGCTGAGGAGCTGCTAGAGGAGCTCGCGTTGCTTGAGGCCGTCGGTTCCGGTGCGGGTGAAGACTTCGACCGCGAATCGTTTCTTGCAGGGGATCTCACCCCGGTCTTTTTCGGTAGCGCGCTCGCCAACTTCGGAGTTCGGCTTCTGCTCGACTCGTTTGTCGAGCTTGCCCCCGCCCCGGTACCGCGTCGCGACGCCGCGGGCCGCATAAGAGACCTCGACGAGCCCTTCAGCGGCTTCGTCTTCAAGGTGCAGGCCAACATGGACCCGAAGCACCGCGACCGGATCGCGTTCGTCCGGGTCTGCTCGGGGCGCTTCGAACGAGGCATGCGCCTCGTGTGCGAGCGGACCGGAAGAGTGGTCGCGACCCGCCACGCCCAGCAACTCTTCGCCGACGACCGAGAGACGGTCGAGGAGGCGTATCCGGGGGACGTGGTCGGGCTTGTGAACACCCAGGGCCTGAACGTCGGAGACACGCTGTTTGCAGAGGGCGCGACGGCCAGCCCCTTCCCTCGCATACCGGACTTTGTCCCCGAGCACTTCGCCTTGGCCAGAAACGGGGACTCGGGAAAGCACAAGCAGTTCTGGAAGGGGCTCGGTCAGCTCTCCGAGGAAGGGGTCGTCACGGTCCTCAGGCGTCCCGAAGACGGAGGACAGGAGCCCATTCTAGGGGCCGTCGGGCCGCTGCAGTTTCAGGTCGCCGAGCACCGGATGGAGCACGAGTTCGGAGCGCCGCTCAGGCTCAGGAGCGCGCCCTGGACGGAGGCGCTGCGCCTCACATCGGAGAAGGAGGCGCTTCGGCTCAGCGAGGTGCGAGGGACCCGGATCGTCCGCGACGGACGCGGTCGGCCCCTCGCGCTCTTCGAGGACCGGTACTGGCTGCGGCAGGCGCTAGGACGAATCGACAATTAG
- a CDS encoding IS5 family transposase (programmed frameshift) produces MPARYELTGAQWNEIKDLLPGKAGDRGRTAQDNRNFVNGVLWVLRSGAYWCHMPEKYGNWKSNHKRFTRWANSGVWEEVFCVLTEDKDNEYLMIDTSIVRSHQQAASGKGGPKNEALGRSRGGLSTKIHMSVDSLGRPVRFILTAGQANDAPQAERLLEGVQATFVIADRGYDSQKIIEQIEETGARAVIPPRANRRVKRPYDKELYKKRNLIERSFNKLKRFRRIATRYDRKAVYYKSFLYLAASLMWV; encoded by the exons ATGCCCGCACGATACGAACTCACGGGTGCCCAATGGAACGAGATCAAGGATCTTCTGCCTGGCAAAGCCGGAGACCGAGGACGCACGGCTCAGGACAATCGCAACTTCGTGAACGGCGTTTTGTGGGTTCTTAGAAGTGGGGCGTACTGGTGCCACATGCCAGAAAAGTACGGCAACTGGAAGAGCAACCATAAGCGGTTCACCCGGTGGGCTAACTCCGGGGTTTGGGAGGAGGTCTTCTGTGTTCTCACCGAAGATAAGGACAACGAGTACCTCATGATCGACACTTCGATCGTGAGATCTCATCAGCAGGCGGCGTCTGGAAAAGGGGGGC CCAAAAACGAGGCTCTGGGGCGTTCTCGAGGAGGTTTGAGCACGAAGATCCACATGAGCGTCGATTCTCTCGGTCGCCCCGTACGCTTCATCCTCACGGCGGGACAGGCAAACGACGCGCCACAGGCCGAAAGGCTGCTCGAAGGGGTGCAAGCCACTTTCGTGATCGCCGACAGGGGCTACGATAGTCAGAAGATCATCGAGCAGATCGAAGAGACCGGCGCCAGGGCCGTTATACCGCCGAGGGCGAACCGGAGAGTCAAAAGACCCTACGACAAGGAGCTATACAAAAAGCGCAACCTCATAGAGAGATCGTTCAACAAGCTAAAACGCTTCCGGCGCATAGCCACCCGATACGATCGCAAGGCCGTGTATTACAAATCGTTTCTGTACTTGGCCGCTTCGCTCATGTGGGTTTGA
- a CDS encoding ADP-ribosylglycohydrolase family protein, protein MNPTQEERFAGSIVGQALGDALGFVVEGQSAALCRAYVEDRVRPGRVAAIRRGRYPFGQYSDDTQLARELMQSYREAGGFDPEGYARRVAAIFSEGRIVGYGGATKQAADRLAAGVPWDEAGTPPPAAGNGSAMRAGPVGLLHADDPAMLARVAETQGRITHRDPRSSAGAVAIAGAVNIAARGEPVDHLDFLAELADLTSGVERAFREHLERLSGWVSLEPREAAGHISRVGIEKDAAEGWDEITPFVIPSVLWSLYSFLRTPDSFLQTVSTAIAVGGDVDTTAAMAGAISGARVGLAGLPEKLARRVNDNGSWHAEDLAQLARECSALG, encoded by the coding sequence GTGAACCCGACGCAGGAGGAGAGGTTTGCGGGGTCGATCGTGGGACAGGCTCTGGGCGATGCGCTCGGATTCGTTGTGGAGGGCCAGTCGGCCGCGCTGTGCCGGGCGTACGTCGAAGACCGGGTGAGGCCGGGCAGGGTAGCGGCGATCCGGCGTGGCAGGTACCCCTTCGGCCAGTACTCGGACGACACTCAGCTGGCCCGGGAACTCATGCAGAGCTACCGCGAAGCGGGCGGCTTCGACCCCGAAGGTTACGCTCGGAGGGTCGCGGCGATCTTCTCCGAGGGCAGGATCGTCGGCTACGGCGGCGCAACGAAACAGGCCGCCGACCGGCTCGCCGCCGGCGTGCCCTGGGACGAAGCCGGCACGCCACCACCGGCCGCCGGAAACGGCAGCGCGATGCGGGCCGGACCGGTCGGGCTCCTTCACGCGGACGACCCGGCGATGCTCGCGCGGGTCGCGGAGACTCAGGGAAGAATCACCCACCGCGACCCTCGCTCGTCGGCCGGAGCGGTCGCCATAGCCGGGGCCGTCAACATCGCAGCCAGAGGAGAGCCGGTCGATCACCTGGACTTTCTTGCGGAGCTTGCGGACCTTACCTCCGGAGTGGAACGGGCGTTTCGAGAGCACCTGGAACGGCTCTCAGGTTGGGTCAGCCTCGAACCCCGGGAGGCGGCCGGACACATATCGCGAGTCGGGATCGAAAAAGACGCCGCAGAGGGTTGGGATGAGATCACGCCCTTTGTCATCCCGAGCGTCCTGTGGAGCCTCTACTCGTTTCTGAGGACGCCGGACAGCTTTCTCCAGACGGTCTCTACGGCGATAGCCGTGGGTGGAGACGTAGACACGACCGCCGCCATGGCCGGAGCAATAAGCGGCGCCCGGGTCGGCCTCGCAGGGCTTCCGGAGAAGCTCGCAAGGCGCGTGAACGACAACGGGAGCTGGCACGCCGAAGACCTTGCACAGCTAGCGCGCGAGTGCAGCGCGCTCGGCTAG
- a CDS encoding class II fructose-bisphosphate aldolase, with the protein MRRSVDARKLVYEAREQGYAVGAINHHNEETAEAILLGAKDADAPVFVQIGRAIIPHMGIRRAFDIVRRSEEETGKSCVIHLDHGGYDEVVEALKLGVDSVMYDGAHLPFEENIATTRRVVEAAHFLGVPVEAELGKIPEVEDLDSVNWEDYYTDVDEAVRFVEETGIDYLAISVGIFHGISATTEPRLDMERIETLAKETGVPLVLHGVSGLPDETVREAVARGVAKLNIDTELRLKFREGIEAVWSEGDRHLEAAMSEGRDRMRAEVTRKLKLFGSAGRAG; encoded by the coding sequence GTGAGAAGGTCTGTGGATGCGCGCAAGCTCGTGTACGAGGCAAGGGAGCAGGGTTACGCGGTCGGGGCGATAAACCACCACAACGAGGAGACAGCGGAGGCGATTCTCCTCGGAGCGAAGGACGCGGATGCTCCGGTCTTTGTTCAGATCGGCCGCGCCATCATCCCGCACATGGGCATAAGGCGGGCCTTCGACATAGTCCGTCGCAGCGAGGAGGAGACGGGGAAGTCCTGCGTTATTCACCTCGATCACGGCGGATACGACGAGGTGGTTGAAGCCCTGAAGCTGGGTGTGGACTCCGTTATGTACGACGGGGCTCATCTGCCCTTCGAGGAGAACATCGCAACGACCCGCAGGGTCGTTGAGGCCGCTCACTTTCTCGGCGTGCCGGTCGAGGCGGAGCTGGGGAAGATCCCGGAGGTAGAGGACCTGGACAGCGTGAACTGGGAGGACTACTACACCGACGTGGACGAGGCAGTCCGTTTCGTCGAGGAGACCGGCATCGACTACCTGGCGATCTCGGTCGGCATCTTCCACGGAATCTCCGCCACTACGGAGCCCCGGCTCGACATGGAACGCATCGAGACACTCGCCAAAGAGACCGGTGTCCCGCTGGTCTTGCACGGCGTCTCTGGTCTTCCGGACGAGACCGTCCGGGAAGCGGTAGCAAGAGGCGTTGCTAAGCTGAACATAGACACCGAGCTGCGGCTGAAGTTCCGCGAGGGCATCGAGGCCGTCTGGAGCGAAGGCGACCGGCACCTCGAAGCGGCGATGTCCGAAGGGCGAGACCGGATGCGCGCGGAAGTCACCCGTAAGCTCAAGCTCTTCGGGAGCGCCGGACGCGCTGGCTGA
- a CDS encoding FGGY family carbohydrate kinase, with protein sequence MSAKYIMALDEGSSSARTLIIDPDGEVVGEARRNLDYLFPRPGWVELDPVKLFEVQLATMHQAMEEAGCTVRDIACVGITTHRETAMIWDRKTGEPVHNAVMWMSKQTDGIIRRWSEQGLDDEIRRRTGLINDSYFSAGKLTWLLENVEGCRARAERGELACGTVDTWLLWNLTGGRAHMTDHSEASRTMIFNLEDLAWDEHLLSNFGIPPELLPEAVPSDSHFGETSREILGESVPITAVLADQQAGLFGQACFEPGMAKNTFGTAGVLTVNTGVEPLYVDGMTTSVAWTAGETSYELEGVVFHSGQTIQYLRDRLHMIEDASETEAIAGELKDTGGVYFVPAFQGLCAPHWNREAKAAIVGITLETETKHIVRAGLESIAYQTKDNIEALIAGGGDIPSLRVDGGAVRNDLLCQFQADILGVPVERPHGLERTGLGVAYLAGISPGLWTDMNDIARNWTPERVFEPRMSEDEREALYRGWRTAVQAACLPLVEDAPRVGTN encoded by the coding sequence ATGAGCGCGAAGTACATAATGGCGCTCGATGAAGGATCTTCGAGCGCCAGGACCCTGATCATCGACCCCGACGGAGAGGTCGTCGGGGAGGCCAGACGCAACCTCGATTACCTGTTCCCCCGACCCGGCTGGGTCGAGCTCGACCCCGTAAAGCTCTTCGAGGTCCAGCTCGCCACGATGCATCAGGCTATGGAAGAGGCCGGATGCACGGTCCGCGACATCGCCTGCGTCGGCATCACGACGCACCGCGAGACGGCCATGATCTGGGACAGAAAGACCGGGGAGCCGGTCCACAACGCGGTGATGTGGATGTCGAAGCAGACGGACGGGATCATAAGGCGCTGGTCCGAGCAAGGACTCGACGACGAGATCCGCCGGAGGACGGGCCTTATCAACGACTCGTACTTCTCCGCCGGGAAGCTGACCTGGCTTCTGGAGAACGTCGAGGGTTGCAGAGCCCGGGCGGAGCGCGGCGAGCTAGCCTGCGGGACCGTGGACACCTGGCTGCTCTGGAACCTGACCGGCGGCCGGGCTCACATGACCGACCACAGCGAAGCCTCGCGGACAATGATCTTCAACCTGGAGGACCTCGCCTGGGACGAGCATCTCCTCTCGAACTTCGGGATACCTCCGGAGCTTCTGCCCGAGGCCGTACCCTCCGACTCGCACTTCGGCGAGACGTCCCGGGAGATACTCGGAGAGTCGGTGCCGATCACGGCCGTTCTCGCAGATCAGCAGGCGGGCCTCTTCGGGCAGGCGTGCTTCGAGCCGGGGATGGCGAAGAACACGTTCGGGACGGCGGGCGTCCTTACCGTGAACACCGGCGTCGAGCCGCTCTACGTGGACGGGATGACGACAAGCGTCGCCTGGACCGCCGGTGAGACGAGCTACGAGCTCGAAGGGGTCGTCTTTCACTCCGGACAGACAATTCAGTACCTGAGAGACCGCCTGCACATGATCGAGGACGCCTCCGAGACCGAAGCCATCGCCGGGGAGCTCAAGGATACCGGCGGGGTGTACTTCGTGCCGGCGTTTCAGGGGCTCTGCGCTCCGCACTGGAACCGCGAGGCGAAGGCCGCGATCGTCGGGATCACGCTCGAGACCGAGACAAAGCACATAGTCCGGGCCGGTCTTGAGTCCATCGCCTACCAGACAAAGGACAACATCGAGGCCCTGATCGCGGGCGGCGGGGACATCCCGTCTCTCAGGGTGGACGGCGGCGCGGTCCGCAACGACCTTCTCTGCCAGTTCCAGGCCGACATCCTCGGTGTCCCTGTAGAGCGCCCGCACGGGCTCGAGCGGACCGGTCTCGGCGTGGCATACCTCGCCGGGATCTCCCCCGGACTCTGGACGGACATGAACGACATCGCAAGGAACTGGACCCCGGAGCGCGTCTTCGAGCCCCGGATGTCCGAAGATGAGCGGGAGGCGCTCTACCGGGGCTGGCGGACAGCTGTTCAGGCGGCGTGCCTGCCGCTTGTCGAGGACGCTCCCAGGGTCGGGACGAACTGA
- the glpD gene encoding glycerol-3-phosphate dehydrogenase, with the protein MSGSQANVAHSQDFPFDLIVIGAGINGAGIARDAASRGLRVAIVEKEDIASGTSSWSGRLVHGGLRYLEQGDVRLVRESLRERERLFRLAPHLVRPVPLMMPFYSENKRPPWMIRAGMIVYDVLSFDKSPPRHKILSREETLRRFPRMSRKGLAGSAIFYDGQVVWSERLCVETVLAAHADGAAVFTYSKVDELVHENGRARGVRYTDALTGERHELRGKVVVNVAGPWVDAVLTGMGRSSKQLIGGTKGSHLVVDRFDGAPEDVVYYESQRDGRLVLVIPWGRYCLIGTTDIRFDGEPGDARADAEEMEYLLSEVNRLIPEANLTPDDVLYTYSGVRPLPYAPEKSEGSVPRSHVIVDHAPEIRNLLSIVGGKLTTYRSLAEETVNKVFRLLGRKPPRCATRNLPLPGARVADLDGLRNELAAASGLPRATVDRLVEVYGSRAIEVWELGAEDPELLEPFDEATGAIGAELVLAFRHEFARTLTDALVRRTMVGMTAGQGLGSVERAAEILAGRLGWDKERIERETADYREYVRRFEVAGREAAADASPADARPGLKRDKEGLEP; encoded by the coding sequence ATGAGCGGCTCCCAGGCAAACGTCGCGCACTCGCAGGACTTCCCCTTCGACCTGATCGTTATCGGGGCCGGGATCAACGGCGCCGGCATCGCCCGGGACGCCGCCTCCCGCGGCCTCAGGGTCGCTATTGTCGAGAAGGAGGACATCGCAAGCGGCACGTCGAGCTGGTCGGGGAGGCTGGTCCACGGCGGCCTCCGCTACCTGGAGCAGGGGGACGTACGCCTCGTGCGCGAGTCGCTGCGCGAGCGCGAGCGCCTCTTCCGCCTGGCCCCGCACCTCGTCAGGCCCGTGCCGCTTATGATGCCGTTCTACTCGGAGAACAAGCGTCCGCCGTGGATGATCCGGGCGGGCATGATCGTCTACGACGTTCTCTCCTTCGACAAGTCGCCGCCCCGGCACAAGATCCTCTCGCGCGAGGAGACGCTCAGGCGCTTCCCGCGGATGTCGCGGAAAGGGCTTGCCGGATCGGCGATCTTCTACGACGGGCAGGTGGTCTGGTCCGAGCGGCTCTGCGTCGAGACCGTTCTCGCCGCCCACGCGGACGGCGCGGCCGTCTTTACCTACTCGAAGGTAGACGAGCTCGTCCACGAGAACGGCCGGGCGCGCGGCGTCCGCTACACGGACGCCCTGACCGGCGAGCGGCACGAGCTCCGGGGCAAGGTCGTCGTGAACGTCGCCGGGCCGTGGGTGGATGCGGTGCTCACCGGTATGGGTAGGTCCTCGAAGCAGCTCATCGGCGGTACGAAGGGCTCTCACCTCGTAGTGGACCGGTTCGACGGCGCGCCGGAGGACGTCGTTTACTACGAGTCCCAGAGAGACGGGCGGCTCGTGCTCGTCATTCCCTGGGGCCGGTACTGCCTTATCGGCACGACGGACATCCGGTTCGACGGCGAGCCCGGCGACGCCCGCGCCGACGCGGAGGAGATGGAATACCTCCTCTCGGAGGTGAACCGACTTATCCCGGAAGCGAACCTGACCCCCGACGACGTGCTTTACACCTACAGCGGGGTGCGGCCGCTGCCCTACGCGCCGGAGAAGTCCGAGGGTAGCGTGCCGAGAAGCCATGTGATCGTGGACCACGCCCCCGAGATAAGGAATTTGCTCTCGATCGTCGGCGGCAAGCTGACAACCTACCGGAGTCTCGCCGAGGAGACGGTAAACAAGGTCTTCAGGCTGCTCGGACGGAAGCCCCCGCGGTGCGCCACCCGCAACCTGCCGCTCCCCGGCGCGCGGGTCGCAGACCTAGACGGTCTTCGCAACGAACTCGCCGCCGCGAGCGGGCTGCCCCGCGCTACGGTGGACCGGCTCGTCGAGGTCTACGGTTCGCGAGCGATCGAGGTCTGGGAGCTCGGAGCCGAAGACCCCGAGCTTCTGGAGCCTTTCGACGAAGCGACGGGCGCTATAGGGGCCGAGCTGGTGCTTGCGTTCCGGCACGAGTTCGCCCGGACGCTCACCGACGCGCTGGTGCGGAGGACGATGGTCGGGATGACCGCCGGGCAGGGGCTGGGCTCGGTCGAGCGGGCGGCAGAGATACTAGCCGGACGCCTCGGCTGGGACAAGGAACGCATAGAGCGAGAGACAGCCGACTACCGGGAGTACGTCCGGCGCTTCGAGGTCGCTGGAAGAGAGGCTGCGGCAGACGCGAGCCCGGCGGACGCGCGGCCCGGTCTGAAGCGGGACAAGGAGGGGCTTGAACCATGA
- a CDS encoding ABC transporter permease, with protein sequence MGGRLRRLGVNFFSEHLIWLVLALVVLYGLTVPGFASSTNILNVIWASAPLGLTALGLFFVLLAGQLDLSLESTYGFAPAIAVLFMTQWMPGLVPPAVGVALTVLVGAGVGLLIGSLSVLAKVNAFLITLAMLLLLRGVLIALIPEGIYYLPEGYTFLGSARLGDVPIAIFVLAAAYLLAYAVMRFHSFGKSLQAVGSNERAAHIAGTHIQRTLMIAFMVAGTCAAVGGLLEVGRTQSVSAGTGEGSILLVFAAVILGGTSIRGGHGRVTGVAGAVLVLAVIQNMLNLSGIDPSIRQIVYGGILLAGIYIASLQDRVRARAV encoded by the coding sequence ATCGGAGGCCGGCTCAGAAGACTCGGCGTAAACTTCTTCTCCGAGCACCTGATCTGGCTCGTACTCGCCCTCGTCGTTCTGTACGGTCTTACCGTTCCGGGCTTCGCATCCAGCACGAACATCCTGAACGTTATCTGGGCCTCGGCCCCGCTCGGCCTTACCGCTCTCGGACTCTTCTTTGTCCTTCTGGCCGGACAGCTCGACCTCTCGCTGGAGTCTACCTACGGGTTCGCACCAGCGATAGCGGTGCTCTTCATGACCCAGTGGATGCCCGGGCTCGTGCCACCCGCCGTAGGGGTCGCCCTGACCGTTCTTGTCGGGGCCGGAGTCGGTCTTCTTATCGGCTCGCTCTCGGTGCTTGCGAAGGTGAACGCCTTCCTTATCACCCTGGCGATGTTGCTCCTTCTGCGCGGGGTCCTGATCGCCCTCATACCCGAAGGGATCTACTACCTGCCGGAGGGATACACGTTCCTTGGCAGCGCGCGCCTCGGAGACGTGCCGATAGCTATCTTCGTCCTTGCCGCCGCCTACCTTCTGGCCTACGCGGTGATGCGCTTTCACAGCTTCGGAAAGTCGCTTCAGGCCGTGGGCAGCAACGAGCGCGCGGCTCACATCGCCGGGACGCACATACAGCGGACGCTCATGATCGCCTTCATGGTCGCCGGGACGTGCGCGGCGGTCGGCGGGCTCCTTGAGGTGGGACGCACGCAGTCCGTCTCGGCCGGGACCGGGGAAGGGAGCATCCTTCTCGTGTTCGCGGCGGTGATCCTCGGCGGCACGAGCATCCGGGGCGGTCACGGCCGCGTTACGGGCGTGGCCGGAGCGGTACTGGTGCTTGCGGTTATACAGAACATGCTCAACCTCTCGGGGATAGACCCCTCCATCCGGCAGATCGTCTACGGCGGCATCCTCCTTGCGGGCATCTACATAGCCAGCCTCCAGGACAGGGTCCGGGCGAGGGCTGTATGA
- a CDS encoding sugar ABC transporter ATP-binding protein: MMHQDSGEGTTTLTDRISYRVEGLTKTFPGVEALKDVSMEVREGEIHGIVGKNGAGKSVLMSVLSGLLTATAGEMHIRGQAVDMRRYNTPRAHALGVELIPQEPTAAPDMSVQDNLFLGSGYAGKLGFVELGRLSEQVREVIDRLEISARPEWPIKYVSVEDQQLLAFGKALYVNNAQVILLDEITATLPRQRKTRFLQFLKAEVERKPELSFTLISHHIDEIMEFCDRVTVMRDGQAIGPLEVSDITKSELADLITGGTTVSVPGTRPTDESEEHPVVLSARNLTSPGNFRDVSFELRGGQVLGVAGLAESSGKDALLPALVGLAKVSEGEVHVGGEPLRGATPRKALKRGLVYLPKKREEEAVITEGSVQDNLLASIYERIRNLLGVIDSRKAREISLENIRGFGIKARSPNVRINTLSGGNRQKVMLARLMNTSPVALLLDEPTRGVDLGAKAEIMGLIRESLAERRAVIITSESEEELVELCDQILIINRGRLVRVLSREEENFSPQEVYRLVQGVGTSRSEAGSEDSA, from the coding sequence ATGATGCATCAGGACTCAGGGGAAGGCACCACGACCCTGACGGATCGCATCTCCTACCGGGTTGAGGGCCTTACAAAGACCTTTCCCGGGGTCGAGGCGCTGAAGGATGTCTCGATGGAGGTCAGGGAGGGCGAGATCCACGGGATAGTCGGGAAGAACGGGGCCGGGAAGTCCGTTCTGATGAGCGTCCTCTCCGGTCTCCTGACCGCCACGGCCGGCGAGATGCACATCCGGGGCCAGGCCGTGGACATGCGGCGTTACAACACCCCGAGGGCCCACGCCCTCGGGGTGGAGCTTATCCCGCAGGAGCCGACCGCCGCGCCGGACATGAGCGTTCAGGACAACCTGTTCCTCGGCTCCGGGTACGCCGGGAAGCTCGGCTTCGTCGAGCTCGGGCGGCTCTCCGAGCAGGTTCGGGAGGTGATAGACCGGCTGGAGATCTCGGCCCGCCCGGAGTGGCCCATAAAGTACGTCTCCGTCGAGGACCAGCAGTTGCTCGCCTTCGGGAAGGCCCTGTACGTCAACAACGCGCAGGTCATCCTTCTCGACGAGATCACGGCCACGCTCCCCCGGCAGAGAAAGACCCGGTTCCTTCAGTTCCTGAAGGCCGAGGTCGAGCGCAAGCCGGAGCTGTCGTTCACCCTGATCTCGCACCACATAGACGAGATCATGGAGTTCTGCGATCGCGTTACGGTGATGCGGGACGGGCAGGCCATCGGGCCTCTTGAGGTCTCCGACATTACAAAGTCCGAGCTCGCCGACCTTATAACCGGCGGGACGACCGTCTCGGTTCCGGGGACCCGACCGACGGACGAGAGCGAGGAGCACCCCGTCGTCCTGAGTGCGCGTAACCTCACGAGCCCCGGGAACTTCAGGGACGTGAGCTTCGAGCTTCGGGGCGGCCAGGTGCTCGGGGTGGCCGGGCTCGCCGAGTCCTCCGGCAAGGACGCCCTGCTCCCGGCCCTTGTCGGGCTGGCGAAGGTCAGCGAGGGCGAGGTTCACGTCGGCGGCGAGCCCCTGCGCGGCGCGACGCCGAGAAAGGCCCTCAAGCGGGGCCTCGTGTACCTGCCGAAGAAGCGCGAGGAGGAGGCCGTTATCACGGAGGGCTCCGTGCAGGACAACCTCCTTGCGAGCATCTACGAGCGCATCCGCAATCTGCTCGGAGTTATAGACAGCAGGAAGGCGCGCGAGATATCGCTGGAGAACATCAGAGGGTTCGGGATAAAGGCGCGCTCTCCGAACGTTCGGATAAACACGCTCTCCGGCGGCAACCGGCAGAAGGTCATGCTGGCGCGCCTGATGAACACCTCGCCCGTCGCGCTCCTGCTCGACGAGCCGACGCGCGGCGTCGACCTGGGGGCGAAGGCCGAGATCATGGGCCTGATCAGGGAGTCTCTTGCCGAAAGGCGGGCTGTGATCATCACATCCGAAAGCGAAGAGGAGTTGGTGGAGCTGTGCGACCAGATACTGATAATAAATCGCGGACGGCTGGTGAGGGTGTTGTCCAGGGAGGAGGAGAACTTCAGCCCGCAGGAGGTGTACCGGCTGGTGCAGGGCGTGGGGACGAGTCGATCGGAGGCCGGCTCAGAAGACTCGGCGTAA